A genomic region of Hydrogenobacter sp. contains the following coding sequences:
- the gcvH gene encoding glycine cleavage system protein GcvH has translation MDEITVGKYIVRTDRYYTKEHEWALIKGNKAWIGITDYAQKELGDIVYVDLPSVGQSYESADTIANVESVKNVAPIYAPLSGTVVEVNEQLVDEPHLINESPYDDGWIAVLELSDPMEVEDLMPAQDYAELLVEIIKDEKGESISLELPEEEITPTIEESLEALPEEELPYEEKER, from the coding sequence ATGGACGAGATCACGGTAGGTAAGTATATCGTAAGAACGGACAGATACTACACCAAAGAACACGAATGGGCTCTTATTAAGGGGAACAAAGCTTGGATAGGAATAACCGATTACGCACAAAAAGAATTGGGGGATATAGTTTACGTAGACCTCCCTTCTGTAGGGCAGAGTTACGAAAGTGCAGATACTATTGCCAATGTGGAGTCTGTCAAGAACGTTGCACCCATATACGCACCTCTGTCTGGTACAGTTGTAGAAGTAAATGAACAGTTAGTGGATGAGCCTCACCTAATTAACGAATCACCTTACGATGATGGATGGATAGCGGTACTTGAGCTTTCCGATCCTATGGAAGTGGAGGATCTTATGCCAGCTCAGGATTATGCAGAGCTATTAGTTGAGATAATAAAGGATGAGAAGGGAGAGAGTATATCCCTTGAACTTCCTGAGGAAGAAATAACGCCTACCATAGAGGAGTCCCTTGAGGCTCTACCAGAAGAAGAGCTTCCTTATGAGGAGAAAGAAAGGTAA
- the gcvPA gene encoding aminomethyl-transferring glycine dehydrogenase subunit GcvPA yields MYLPHSQEDVEAVLKELGLSSLEELFSHIDPSLLSSPNLEKPMSEEEIRRFLKERAKKNKPLVSFAGFGAYDRIIPSAVWQILGRGEFLTAYTPYQAEASQGTLQAIFEYQTLICELTGMDVANASMYDGASALAEGILMARALKSAGKKVLISEGVNPLYREVVKTYLAGYEDEISLIPLCKEGSTDLYILEDYLKKDNVHALAMQYPNFLGFIEPIKEIGELAKRYHVPFVVVADPIALSILRPPGDYGADIVVGEGQQMGVPLNFGGPYAGFFTTRYEYVRKMPGRIVGLAEDVEGKRAFTLVLQTREQHIRRERATSNICTNQNLIAIANLLYMVLLGKEGIREVAKQSLSKALYLKEKLLSLGFEEIYTGKHLWEFPLKIDNALDLYKKLLEEGFLLGVPLDKFGYRDTLLIAVTEKRNREEMERLLNAIRL; encoded by the coding sequence ATGTACTTACCACATTCGCAAGAGGATGTAGAAGCAGTCCTCAAGGAGTTAGGCTTGTCTTCTTTGGAAGAACTTTTTTCTCATATAGACCCATCCTTACTGAGTTCTCCTAACCTTGAAAAGCCAATGTCAGAGGAAGAAATAAGGAGATTTCTCAAAGAGCGTGCAAAAAAGAATAAACCTCTCGTGTCCTTTGCAGGTTTTGGGGCTTATGATAGGATAATCCCATCAGCTGTATGGCAGATATTAGGTAGAGGTGAGTTTCTAACAGCATACACACCTTACCAAGCGGAGGCATCACAGGGTACTCTCCAAGCCATCTTTGAGTATCAAACACTTATATGCGAGCTTACCGGCATGGACGTAGCAAATGCAAGCATGTATGATGGAGCTTCAGCCCTCGCAGAAGGTATACTTATGGCGAGAGCTTTAAAAAGCGCAGGCAAAAAAGTGCTTATCTCAGAGGGAGTAAATCCGCTCTATAGAGAGGTTGTGAAGACTTATCTGGCAGGATACGAAGACGAAATATCCTTGATTCCTCTTTGTAAGGAGGGGAGTACGGATCTTTATATCCTCGAAGACTATTTAAAAAAAGACAATGTCCATGCGCTTGCCATGCAGTATCCTAACTTCCTCGGTTTTATAGAACCCATAAAAGAGATCGGGGAGCTTGCAAAAAGGTATCATGTACCTTTTGTAGTGGTGGCTGACCCTATAGCGCTTTCCATTTTGAGACCTCCAGGAGACTATGGGGCTGATATTGTGGTAGGTGAAGGTCAGCAGATGGGAGTACCGTTAAACTTCGGCGGACCTTATGCGGGCTTTTTCACTACAAGATACGAGTATGTTAGAAAGATGCCCGGGAGGATTGTAGGGCTTGCAGAGGACGTGGAAGGTAAGAGAGCTTTTACCTTAGTCCTTCAGACTAGGGAACAGCATATAAGAAGAGAAAGAGCTACTTCAAACATATGTACCAATCAAAACCTTATAGCCATCGCTAACCTCCTATACATGGTGCTTTTGGGGAAGGAAGGAATAAGAGAGGTAGCAAAGCAGAGTCTGTCAAAAGCCCTGTATCTAAAAGAAAAGCTTCTCTCACTAGGATTTGAAGAGATATACACTGGAAAACACCTTTGGGAGTTTCCGCTGAAGATAGATAATGCCTTAGATCTTTACAAAAAGCTCCTCGAGGAGGGTTTTCTTTTAGGTGTACCTTTGGACAAGTTTGGCTACAGAGATACACTGCTCATTGCAGTGACAGAAAAGAGAAACAGGGAGGAGATGGAGAGGCTCTTGAACGCCATCAGGTTATAG